Proteins from a genomic interval of Thermoanaerobacterium thermosaccharolyticum DSM 571:
- the uxuA gene encoding mannonate dehydratase — protein MKMTFRWFGEKDDSVTLDQIRQIPGVSGIVGALYDVPVGDVWPIEKILDLKKKVESYGLELEVIESVNVHEDIKLGLPTRDRYIENYKETIKNLGKAGVKVVCYNFMPVFDWIRTNLNEKLPDGSYVMSYDEDKIRGIDPLKLIEDMDKGSNGFILPGWELDRLKELRMLFDMYKDVDEEKLFDNLKYFLENIIPTCEEYDVKMAIHPDDPPWSLFGLPRIVTCKENLERIVNLVDSPYNGLTLCSGSLGSNPENNIPELIRYFGKMGRIHFGHVRNIKFTGEGKFYETSHLSSDGSFDMFEIMKAYYDIGFEGYIRPDHGRMIWGEKARPGYGLYDRALGVAYLNGLWEAIQKMS, from the coding sequence ATGAAAATGACTTTTAGATGGTTTGGCGAAAAAGATGACAGTGTAACACTTGATCAAATTCGCCAAATACCAGGTGTTTCAGGAATTGTAGGGGCTTTATACGATGTGCCAGTAGGAGATGTATGGCCGATTGAAAAAATTCTTGATTTGAAGAAAAAAGTTGAATCATATGGTCTAGAGTTGGAGGTTATAGAAAGTGTAAATGTTCACGAAGATATTAAGCTTGGACTTCCAACGAGAGATAGATACATTGAAAACTACAAGGAGACCATCAAAAATCTGGGCAAAGCCGGTGTTAAAGTTGTTTGCTACAACTTCATGCCTGTATTTGACTGGATAAGAACGAATTTAAATGAAAAATTGCCTGATGGATCATATGTCATGTCTTACGATGAAGACAAGATTAGAGGAATTGATCCATTAAAACTGATAGAAGATATGGACAAAGGCTCTAATGGCTTTATACTTCCTGGGTGGGAACTTGATCGCCTAAAAGAATTAAGAATGCTGTTTGATATGTATAAGGATGTAGATGAGGAAAAATTATTTGATAATCTTAAGTACTTTTTGGAAAATATCATACCTACATGTGAAGAATACGATGTAAAGATGGCGATTCATCCGGATGATCCGCCATGGTCATTATTTGGATTGCCAAGGATAGTAACATGCAAGGAGAACCTTGAAAGGATTGTAAACCTTGTAGATAGCCCGTATAATGGATTGACACTTTGTAGCGGTTCACTAGGCTCAAATCCTGAAAACAATATACCAGAGCTTATAAGGTATTTTGGAAAGATGGGCAGAATTCACTTTGGACATGTAAGGAATATAAAGTTCACAGGTGAAGGCAAATTTTATGAGACATCTCATCTATCTAGCGACGGATCCTTCGATATGTTTGAAATCATGAAGGCTTATTATGATATAGGCTTTGAAGGATATATAAGGCCGGACCATGGAAGGATGATATGGGGTGAAAAAGCAAGACCAGGGTATGGGCTTTACGATAGGGCTTTGGGTGTAGCTTATTTAAATGGTTTGTGGGAGGCTATTCAGAAAATGTCTTGA
- a CDS encoding Uma2 family endonuclease, whose translation MALPDENKTYTYRDYKKWKDDRRWELINGNPYLMAPPSRIHQEVLREILTIFSLYLKDKSCKVYSAPFGVRLPKANENDDDIETVVEPDIVVVCDKSKLDDEGCKGAPDLVVEIVSPSTARNDKIKKFNLYEMAGVKEYWIVEPDNKIVTVFTLDDDKRYGRPGIYSDEDKIKVSIFEDLIIDLKSVFTF comes from the coding sequence ATGGCTTTACCTGATGAAAATAAGACGTATACGTATCGCGATTATAAAAAATGGAAAGATGATAGACGCTGGGAGTTAATAAATGGGAATCCATATCTCATGGCTCCGCCTTCAAGAATACATCAAGAGGTCTTACGAGAGATATTAACTATTTTTTCCTTGTATTTAAAAGATAAATCTTGTAAAGTCTATAGTGCTCCATTTGGAGTAAGACTTCCTAAAGCAAACGAAAATGATGATGACATAGAAACGGTTGTAGAACCTGATATTGTAGTAGTGTGTGATAAGTCGAAATTAGATGATGAAGGGTGTAAAGGTGCACCGGACTTAGTTGTAGAGATTGTTTCACCTTCTACAGCCAGAAATGATAAAATTAAAAAATTTAATCTATATGAGATGGCAGGAGTAAAAGAGTACTGGATAGTAGAACCGGATAACAAGATTGTAACTGTTTTTACGTTAGATGACGATAAAAGGTATGGAAGGCCTGGGATATATTCTGATGAAGATAAAATTAAAGTTTCAATTTTTGAAGATCTCATCATTGATCTAAAATCTGTTTTTACATTTTAG
- a CDS encoding ABC transporter permease, which produces MDSVLMNKGRSNEKTKTKKNSNFKNTLKAIKKDWQLYSLLILPIAYYIIFRYIPMYGNIIAFRRFVPGGPVYGTEWVGLRYFNMFIHDPTFWHVFRNTIILSVEYLVISFPFPIIFALLLNEIKSTWFKRFTQTVSYLPYFISTVVLADMVMEILSPSSGVVNMLLKHYFGYTINFLAEPQWFRTIYIVSGIWQGMGWGAILYLAALTNINPELYEAAIIDGASRWQQTIYITIPGIMPTIMILLILNIGGLLAVGFEKILLLYNPLTYSTADVISTYVYRMGLVSNNFSYAAAVGMFEAIIGLTLVYTANYLSRKFTESSLW; this is translated from the coding sequence ATGGATTCAGTTTTAATGAATAAAGGCAGAAGCAATGAAAAGACCAAAACGAAGAAAAACAGTAATTTCAAAAACACGTTAAAAGCTATAAAAAAAGACTGGCAGCTGTATAGCCTTCTTATACTTCCTATAGCGTACTATATCATTTTTAGATATATACCTATGTACGGCAATATCATAGCTTTTAGAAGATTTGTACCTGGTGGTCCTGTGTATGGCACAGAATGGGTTGGACTTAGATATTTTAACATGTTTATACACGATCCAACATTCTGGCACGTTTTTAGAAATACGATAATTTTAAGCGTAGAATATTTGGTAATAAGCTTCCCATTTCCAATAATTTTTGCACTGCTTTTAAATGAGATTAAAAGCACATGGTTTAAGAGATTTACACAGACAGTATCATATTTGCCATACTTTATTTCTACAGTTGTTTTGGCAGATATGGTAATGGAAATACTTTCACCATCATCTGGTGTTGTAAATATGTTGTTAAAGCATTATTTTGGATACACAATAAATTTCTTGGCAGAGCCTCAGTGGTTTAGAACTATATATATTGTTTCAGGTATATGGCAAGGCATGGGGTGGGGCGCTATACTTTACCTTGCAGCACTGACAAATATCAACCCAGAATTATATGAAGCAGCTATTATCGACGGAGCTAGCAGATGGCAGCAAACGATATATATAACTATTCCAGGTATAATGCCAACGATTATGATTCTCTTGATATTAAATATCGGTGGACTTTTGGCAGTAGGTTTTGAAAAGATACTGTTGCTTTATAATCCGCTAACATATTCGACGGCAGATGTTATATCGACATACGTATACAGAATGGGTCTTGTATCAAACAACTTCAGTTATGCGGCTGCAGTAGGTATGTTTGAAGCGATAATAGGTCTTACACTAGTTTATACGGCAAACTACTTGTCGAGAAAATTTACAGAGTCAAGTTTATGGTAA
- the thiC gene encoding phosphomethylpyrimidine synthase ThiC: MNYTTQLDAAKKGIITEEMNVVAAKEDIEVDLLLSKIASGEVVIPANKNHEALSPEGVGAGLRTKINVNLGVSRDCNNVDAELEKAKKAIEMKAESIMDLSSYGKTFEFRNRLIGISTAMIGTVPVYDALGYYDKDLKDITPSEFIKIVERHAQDGVDFMTIHAGINRETAEIFKRNERLLNIVSRGGSLLYTWMELNDKENPFYEYFDDILDICAEYDVTISLGDALRPGCISDSTDACQIKELITLGELAKRAYEKNVQVIIEGPGHMRLNEIEANVLLEKKLCHGAPFYVLGPIVTDIAPGYDHITSAIGGAIAAASGADFLCYVTPAEHLRLPTIEDMKEGIIASKIAAHAADLAKGIRNAEKWDNAMSYARKKLDWDEMFRLAIDPEKAKRYRSESLPHDSETCTMCGNMCAVRNMNRVITGEDVSLL; the protein is encoded by the coding sequence ATGAATTATACTACACAGTTAGACGCAGCAAAAAAAGGAATTATTACGGAAGAGATGAATGTTGTGGCAGCTAAAGAAGATATTGAAGTGGATTTATTGCTGAGTAAGATAGCTTCTGGTGAAGTAGTTATACCTGCGAATAAAAACCATGAAGCACTTAGTCCAGAAGGTGTAGGGGCAGGCCTTAGAACAAAAATAAATGTAAACCTAGGTGTATCAAGGGACTGCAACAATGTAGATGCAGAATTAGAAAAGGCAAAAAAGGCGATAGAAATGAAGGCAGAGTCAATTATGGATTTAAGTTCATATGGTAAAACTTTTGAATTTAGAAACAGATTGATAGGTATTTCTACAGCCATGATAGGTACTGTTCCAGTATATGATGCTCTAGGATATTACGACAAAGATTTAAAAGATATTACTCCTTCAGAATTTATAAAAATCGTTGAAAGGCATGCACAAGACGGCGTTGATTTTATGACCATTCATGCAGGCATCAATAGAGAGACAGCGGAAATTTTTAAAAGGAATGAAAGACTTCTTAATATCGTTTCTCGCGGAGGCTCTTTATTATATACGTGGATGGAATTAAATGATAAGGAAAATCCTTTTTATGAGTATTTTGATGATATTCTTGACATATGTGCTGAGTACGATGTAACAATAAGCCTTGGCGATGCATTGAGGCCAGGATGTATAAGTGATTCCACAGATGCATGCCAAATAAAAGAGCTTATAACGCTGGGCGAACTTGCAAAAAGAGCTTATGAAAAGAATGTTCAAGTGATTATTGAGGGACCGGGTCATATGAGGCTAAATGAAATCGAAGCAAATGTTTTGCTGGAGAAAAAGCTATGTCATGGTGCACCGTTTTATGTATTGGGGCCAATTGTAACAGATATTGCTCCAGGATATGATCACATTACAAGTGCAATTGGCGGTGCGATTGCTGCAGCAAGTGGAGCAGATTTCCTATGTTATGTTACACCAGCGGAACATTTGAGGCTTCCAACTATTGAAGATATGAAAGAAGGCATCATTGCTTCTAAAATAGCTGCCCATGCAGCAGATCTAGCAAAAGGCATACGTAATGCAGAAAAATGGGATAACGCTATGTCTTACGCAAGGAAAAAGCTTGATTGGGATGAAATGTTTAGATTAGCTATAGATCCTGAAAAGGCAAAGAGGTATAGAAGTGAATCTCTACCACATGATAGTGAAACATGTACAATGTGTGGGAATATGTGCGCTGTAAGAAACATGAATAGAGTTATTACAGGAGAAGATGTAAGCTTGTTATAG
- a CDS encoding ferritin family protein, with the protein MPDFGTPFAGLANKNKITHEELIRAIRFMVAAEYEAIQLYMQLAESTDNKLAKDVLVDIANEERVHAGEFLRLLKELSPDEEKLYEEGAKEVEEMIEKNK; encoded by the coding sequence ATGCCTGATTTTGGTACTCCATTTGCTGGGCTTGCAAATAAAAACAAGATCACACATGAGGAGCTTATAAGAGCTATACGATTTATGGTGGCGGCAGAGTATGAGGCTATACAGTTATACATGCAGTTAGCAGAGTCTACAGATAACAAATTAGCAAAAGATGTTTTAGTAGATATAGCTAACGAGGAAAGAGTGCATGCCGGAGAATTTTTAAGGCTTTTGAAGGAATTATCTCCAGACGAAGAAAAATTGTATGAAGAAGGAGCAAAAGAAGTAGAAGAGATGATTGAAAAAAATAAATAG
- a CDS encoding GntR family transcriptional regulator, translating into MNINILVYKNTSMQNRGCEAMGLELLENNTYESKKDYIYRMIRKNIIDINLKPGEVISENDIANAFETSRTPIREAFTRLANEELIEIYPQKGTFVSLIDIKRAQEAKFMRVNLEKEIVRQACREFPDDILFQLEANINQQEFCVMKENYITIFDLDNEMHELIYRGCKMDRIWSAIRFISGDYDRIRTLRLSSDTDWNAIIDDHKQLIKAIKDKDEERGLKIISDHLTMIDRDVILLKEKYPEYFKQ; encoded by the coding sequence ATGAATATTAATATACTAGTATACAAGAATACAAGTATGCAAAATAGGGGATGTGAAGCGATGGGATTAGAACTTTTGGAAAACAATACGTATGAGTCTAAAAAAGATTATATCTACAGAATGATTAGAAAGAACATAATCGACATCAATCTAAAGCCTGGGGAGGTTATATCAGAGAATGATATAGCTAATGCATTTGAAACCAGCAGGACGCCTATTAGAGAAGCATTTACGAGGCTGGCAAATGAAGAACTGATTGAAATCTACCCACAAAAAGGCACGTTTGTTTCTTTGATAGATATAAAGCGTGCTCAAGAAGCAAAATTCATGAGGGTAAATCTTGAGAAAGAAATCGTAAGACAGGCTTGTAGAGAATTTCCAGATGACATCTTGTTTCAGCTTGAAGCGAATATAAATCAGCAAGAATTTTGTGTCATGAAAGAAAATTATATAACCATATTTGACTTAGACAACGAGATGCACGAGCTTATATACAGAGGATGCAAAATGGATAGGATTTGGTCAGCCATAAGGTTTATAAGTGGTGATTATGACAGAATAAGGACCTTGAGATTATCATCTGATACTGACTGGAATGCAATAATTGATGATCACAAGCAGCTTATTAAAGCCATAAAAGACAAGGATGAGGAAAGAGGACTAAAAATAATCAGCGATCACTTAACGATGATAGATAGAGATGTGATACTGCTTAAAGAAAAGTACCCAGAGTATTTTAAACAATAA
- a CDS encoding carbohydrate ABC transporter permease, whose translation MKESKQYKIFKVVNTIIMIIVILVTLYPFWYLVSLSLSSEKYVYAGLVSIFPRGFTLKTYQVLLAEKEFWTSYKNTIIYTIVGTLISLFLSTLLAYPLSKKRLKGRGIILGFVVFTMFFSGGLIPTYLLVNALGMRNTIWGVVLPGAVSTFNVIVMKTFFEGIPTELEEAAQVDGMSTYGILLKIILPLSKPIMYVMALFYAVGVWNNWFGPFIYLDDNTKFPVALYLRNIIVGSQQTAVSSTSDVNNLAQISATVKSASVILTSIPIMMVYPFIQKYFVQGVMIGSLKG comes from the coding sequence ATGAAAGAATCAAAGCAATATAAGATATTTAAAGTAGTAAACACAATAATAATGATAATTGTAATTTTAGTGACGCTTTATCCATTTTGGTATCTTGTAAGTTTATCATTAAGCAGTGAAAAATACGTATATGCAGGTCTTGTTTCAATATTTCCAAGAGGATTTACTTTAAAGACATATCAAGTTCTTTTGGCAGAGAAAGAATTCTGGACCAGCTATAAAAACACGATTATTTATACTATTGTAGGGACTCTTATATCATTGTTTTTATCGACGCTTTTAGCATATCCTCTCTCAAAAAAGCGTCTTAAAGGAAGAGGAATAATACTTGGATTTGTAGTATTTACCATGTTTTTTAGCGGCGGATTGATACCAACTTACTTATTAGTCAATGCATTAGGGATGAGAAATACAATATGGGGTGTTGTGCTTCCTGGTGCTGTCAGCACATTCAATGTAATAGTCATGAAGACTTTCTTTGAAGGTATACCAACTGAGCTGGAAGAAGCTGCACAAGTTGATGGAATGAGCACTTATGGAATATTGCTTAAGATAATCCTTCCGCTTTCAAAACCTATTATGTACGTTATGGCGCTTTTCTATGCGGTAGGTGTGTGGAACAACTGGTTTGGACCATTTATATATCTGGATGATAATACCAAGTTTCCTGTTGCGCTTTATTTGAGAAATATAATAGTAGGCTCACAACAGACAGCAGTCAGCAGTACTTCAGATGTAAACAACTTGGCGCAAATATCTGCAACTGTAAAATCAGCAAGTGTTATACTTACATCAATACCTATAATGATGGTATATCCATTTATACAGAAGTACTTCGTTCAAGGTGTCATGATTGGCTCACTGAAAGGTTGA